Proteins from a single region of Gammaproteobacteria bacterium:
- a CDS encoding GFA family protein has protein sequence MYEGSCHCGKIRYRINSELSDFGYCHCRSCRKTSGSAHGANAGVSRQHFDLSDPEGALREYESSPGKYRTFCSNCGSPIFAYLAATRDLIRVRLGTLDTRLNKRAKAHTFVGDKAPWHDIDGSLPQFSEWASRDVLIQLGSRQR, from the coding sequence ATGTACGAAGGAAGCTGCCATTGCGGGAAGATTCGATATCGAATCAATTCGGAACTGAGCGACTTTGGATACTGTCATTGCAGGAGTTGTCGCAAGACAAGTGGGTCCGCACATGGCGCCAATGCAGGGGTCTCCAGACAGCACTTCGACCTCTCCGATCCAGAGGGCGCACTGCGCGAATACGAATCGTCTCCCGGAAAGTACCGAACGTTCTGTTCCAACTGCGGTTCGCCGATTTTTGCCTACTTGGCTGCGACCAGGGATTTGATTCGAGTGCGCCTCGGAACCCTGGACACCCGGCTCAACAAGCGGGCCAAAGCGCATACATTTGTCGGTGACAAAGCGCCTTGGCATGACATCGATGGAAGTCTGCCCCAATTCAGTGAATGGGCTTCGAGAGACGTGCTGATCCAATTGGGATCGCGCCAGCGGTAG